Proteins from a single region of Paraburkholderia sp. ZP32-5:
- the tssM gene encoding type VI secretion system membrane subunit TssM — protein sequence MSFLNRFRKHVFTRQTLMFAAILVIAAVVWFIGPFIAFGDYRPLETALSRTLTIILLLVLALFRLLRVPAGIVGVALLGVALCIWNFGSKFAFGDTHPLAAPWSRALLISVLLACYTIYGIYRLLKALEDDKTLLQRILNPFARKGDTAPLARKEIGALNSVVTKAIEKLKRLRGGPSGLRRLLENQRYLYELPWYMVIGSSGAGKTTLILNSGLDFPDADQMAEASLGTRVETANCDWWFTNEAVLIDTAGRYAVHDAASPAAGGDAKPHDVTMDDAGPRDPKSTNAAEWHGFLALLRKRRPRAPINGALLAVSVEELLSASPSGRKALAASMRARLGELRQQLGIRFPVYVLVTKLDLLPGFSEYFQSLTAESRAQILGFTLPYRQDGDEQHRDALRVNCAAELRELEQGLEDGINTRLSEVYEVDRRRKLYALPSEFRCLCAELTEFLALVFLDSKYDDTQLNSTLRGVYFTSAAQTHQVVSADNTTLLQRLSRGLVGIVGGGVSAAGAVPIAPIAPIAPSASSSGNDAPSAYRGYFLRNLFQRVILAEGHLVRPNWQWEMRFRTLRAVGHLLSIVVAVWLVGALVVSFDNNRNYLAATDLKTDTLATRVAAQRKTPQQGATGPILSAAHELPRLDDLDLDSPGLAWRYGLYTVPAVRGAATVTYGNLLNQMVLPRIVSRLETVLDTQIGAQDADGVYRTLSVYLMLFDRSHYDTKAIKAWVLEDWEHANSVASMGERSVMARHLDALFADGVPAVPAQPMNAPLVARARDFLGRNPASGRLYERAMNAMAPEAPEAVTLISAAGPQATAVFSLAPGSTLERGIPGLYTYDGYHEVFNQRLPEFLAQAQKQDAWVMGMADTSARWRHWERGGAPGDSAGDSAGHTARDKSGSRQDRIADEIRRQYLTDYGNYWQQFLDDVRPVAGGDGTLALDLQTLRTLAAPDSPLARLARTAVRETSLSVTDNADEPSLADSAANAITRRSRVARAASAVAATATLGQISQQRMERELVDNRFAALREVVTGHASVGTSSGSGSGGSSASALAQMPMGSGSALRLDGIIGLINEQYTHLVMAGNVLATNSMPAVDDLGSTLQLEAEKLPAPFRAVLTGIASQSMRKLDRGVGSLLAQQVESSVGAQCRRLIEGRYPFAASAQEVDIDDFNRVFASGGLLDDFFEKTLASRVDTSTRPWRYKPVNPGMPPIQGPGLEPFERAAAIREVLFRDPGANRMAWKMSLKVVSLDPEITDLLIDIDGQSYRYAHGPVTTFAVAWPGPRGGSMAGITANPRVRPDTSITMAEGPWALFRLIDRGRATSTLSSSRTAVEFGFDGRRAVLELTSGGQSGAQLTGLLNGFRCPGGSSHGGSNSASQTAASMVSSVGDGGLQFRNTGAQFRAGPFSMNRVSMNRV from the coding sequence ATGTCCTTTCTGAACCGCTTTCGCAAGCATGTTTTTACGCGCCAGACGTTGATGTTCGCGGCGATCCTCGTGATCGCCGCGGTCGTCTGGTTTATCGGACCTTTTATCGCATTCGGCGACTATCGGCCGCTCGAAACCGCACTGTCGCGCACGCTGACGATCATTCTGCTGCTGGTGTTGGCGCTGTTCCGGCTGCTCCGGGTGCCGGCCGGCATAGTGGGCGTGGCGCTGCTCGGTGTCGCGCTGTGCATCTGGAATTTCGGATCGAAATTTGCGTTCGGCGATACGCATCCGCTCGCCGCGCCGTGGTCCCGCGCGCTGCTGATTTCAGTTCTGCTTGCGTGCTACACGATTTATGGAATCTATCGCCTGTTGAAGGCGCTGGAAGACGACAAGACACTGCTGCAGCGCATCCTGAATCCATTCGCGCGCAAAGGTGACACGGCTCCGCTCGCGCGCAAGGAAATTGGCGCGCTCAATTCGGTAGTTACGAAGGCGATCGAAAAGCTCAAACGTCTGCGTGGTGGCCCGAGTGGGCTGCGTCGTCTGTTGGAAAATCAGCGCTATCTGTACGAGTTGCCGTGGTACATGGTGATCGGCTCGTCGGGAGCCGGTAAAACCACGCTGATCCTGAATTCGGGACTCGACTTTCCTGATGCCGATCAGATGGCGGAGGCGTCGCTGGGAACGCGCGTCGAAACCGCAAATTGCGACTGGTGGTTCACGAATGAAGCGGTGCTGATCGATACCGCGGGCCGCTATGCCGTGCATGACGCGGCTTCGCCAGCCGCCGGCGGCGACGCGAAGCCTCACGACGTCACGATGGACGACGCCGGGCCGCGCGACCCGAAATCCACCAACGCAGCGGAATGGCACGGCTTCCTCGCGTTGCTGCGCAAGCGGCGGCCGCGTGCGCCTATCAATGGCGCACTGCTGGCCGTCTCCGTTGAGGAGTTGCTGAGCGCATCGCCATCCGGCCGCAAGGCGCTTGCGGCATCGATGCGCGCGCGGCTTGGCGAGTTGCGTCAGCAACTGGGTATCCGCTTTCCGGTCTACGTGCTCGTCACGAAGCTCGATTTGCTGCCCGGCTTCAGCGAATATTTCCAGTCGCTGACCGCGGAAAGTCGTGCGCAGATTCTCGGCTTCACGCTGCCCTATCGGCAAGACGGTGACGAGCAGCATCGCGACGCGCTGCGCGTGAACTGCGCGGCCGAGCTGCGCGAACTGGAACAGGGACTCGAAGACGGCATCAATACGCGTCTTTCCGAAGTGTACGAAGTCGACCGGCGCAGAAAGCTGTATGCGCTGCCGTCCGAATTCCGTTGTCTGTGCGCGGAGCTGACCGAATTTCTCGCACTCGTGTTTCTCGACTCGAAATACGACGACACGCAGTTGAACAGTACGTTGCGCGGCGTCTATTTCACGAGCGCGGCGCAAACTCACCAAGTGGTGTCCGCCGACAACACGACGCTGCTGCAGCGCCTGAGCCGCGGGTTGGTGGGCATCGTCGGCGGTGGCGTGAGCGCAGCCGGGGCGGTGCCGATTGCGCCGATTGCACCCATCGCGCCGTCCGCGTCGTCATCGGGCAATGATGCGCCGAGCGCCTATCGCGGCTATTTTCTGCGCAACCTGTTCCAGCGCGTGATCCTTGCCGAAGGGCATCTCGTGCGGCCGAACTGGCAATGGGAAATGCGCTTTCGCACGCTGCGCGCGGTCGGCCATCTGCTGTCGATCGTCGTCGCGGTGTGGCTGGTCGGCGCGCTCGTCGTGAGCTTCGACAACAACCGCAACTACCTGGCCGCGACCGATCTGAAGACGGACACGCTCGCCACGCGTGTGGCCGCGCAGCGTAAGACGCCTCAGCAAGGCGCGACGGGGCCGATTCTTTCCGCAGCGCACGAGTTGCCGAGGTTAGATGATCTGGACCTCGACAGCCCCGGTCTCGCGTGGCGCTACGGGCTGTACACGGTGCCGGCCGTACGCGGCGCGGCCACTGTGACCTACGGCAACCTGCTGAATCAGATGGTGTTGCCGCGGATCGTCAGCCGGCTCGAAACCGTGCTCGACACGCAGATCGGCGCTCAGGACGCGGATGGCGTCTATCGCACGTTGTCGGTCTACCTGATGCTGTTCGACCGCTCGCATTACGACACAAAGGCGATCAAGGCGTGGGTGCTCGAAGACTGGGAGCACGCGAACAGCGTTGCATCGATGGGCGAGCGCAGCGTGATGGCGCGTCATCTCGACGCATTGTTTGCCGACGGCGTGCCCGCGGTGCCCGCACAGCCGATGAACGCGCCTCTCGTCGCGCGTGCGCGCGACTTTCTCGGCCGCAATCCGGCATCCGGGCGTCTCTATGAACGCGCGATGAACGCGATGGCGCCCGAAGCGCCGGAGGCTGTCACGCTGATCAGCGCCGCGGGTCCGCAGGCGACAGCGGTGTTCTCTCTGGCACCGGGCTCGACGCTCGAACGCGGCATACCGGGTCTCTATACCTACGACGGTTATCACGAGGTTTTTAACCAGCGCCTGCCCGAATTTCTCGCGCAGGCTCAAAAGCAGGATGCGTGGGTGATGGGCATGGCCGATACGTCGGCGCGTTGGCGACATTGGGAACGCGGCGGAGCGCCGGGCGATTCCGCCGGTGATTCCGCCGGTCACACGGCGAGAGACAAATCAGGCTCTCGCCAGGACCGCATCGCCGACGAAATCCGTCGCCAGTATCTGACCGACTACGGCAACTACTGGCAGCAGTTTCTCGATGACGTGAGGCCAGTTGCCGGCGGTGACGGCACGCTGGCACTCGATCTGCAGACGCTGCGCACGCTCGCCGCGCCGGATTCGCCGCTCGCGCGGCTCGCGCGCACAGCGGTGCGCGAGACATCGCTGTCGGTGACCGACAACGCGGACGAGCCGTCGCTCGCCGACAGCGCGGCGAATGCAATCACGCGCCGTTCGCGTGTCGCGCGCGCGGCAAGTGCCGTCGCCGCGACGGCGACGCTCGGTCAGATCTCGCAACAGCGCATGGAGCGGGAATTGGTCGACAACCGCTTCGCCGCGCTGCGCGAAGTCGTGACCGGCCACGCCAGCGTCGGCACCAGCAGTGGCAGCGGCAGCGGAGGAAGCTCCGCGTCCGCGTTGGCGCAAATGCCGATGGGCAGCGGCAGCGCGCTGCGGCTCGACGGCATCATCGGCCTGATCAACGAGCAGTACACGCACCTCGTGATGGCCGGCAACGTACTCGCAACCAACAGCATGCCGGCCGTCGACGACCTCGGTTCGACGCTGCAGCTGGAAGCCGAGAAGTTGCCCGCGCCGTTTCGCGCGGTGCTGACCGGTATTGCATCGCAGTCGATGCGCAAGCTCGACCGTGGAGTCGGATCGTTGCTCGCGCAGCAGGTCGAGTCGAGCGTCGGCGCGCAGTGCCGTCGCCTGATCGAAGGCAGGTATCCGTTTGCGGCAAGCGCCCAGGAAGTCGACATCGACGACTTCAACCGCGTGTTCGCCTCAGGCGGGCTGCTCGACGACTTCTTCGAGAAGACGCTCGCAAGCCGCGTCGACACAAGCACGCGGCCGTGGCGTTACAAGCCGGTCAACCCCGGCATGCCGCCGATTCAGGGGCCAGGCCTCGAACCTTTCGAGCGCGCGGCGGCGATTCGCGAGGTGCTTTTCCGTGACCCCGGCGCGAACCGGATGGCCTGGAAGATGAGCTTGAAGGTCGTGTCGCTGGATCCGGAAATCACGGATCTGCTGATCGATATCGATGGCCAGAGCTACCGGTATGCGCATGGCCCGGTCACGACATTCGCTGTCGCCTGGCCCGGGCCGCGTGGCGGCTCGATGGCCGGTATCACCGCGAATCCACGCGTGCGTCCGGATACGTCGATCACCATGGCCGAAGGACCGTGGGCGCTGTTTCGCCTGATCGACCGGGGCCGCGCGACGTCGACGTTGTCGTCGAGCCGCACTGCTGTCGAGTTCGGTTTCGACGGCCGCCGTGCAGTGCTCGAACTGACATCGGGCGGCCAGTCGGGCGCGCAGTTGACGGGTCTGCTCAACGGCTTTCGCTGTCCCGGCGGCAGTAGCCATGGTGGTAGCAACAGCGCGAGCCAGACAGCGGCATCGATGGTTTCCTCCGTCGGCGACGGCGGGTTGCAGTTTCGAAATACGGGTGCGCAATTCCGCGCCGGGCCGTTTTCGATGAATAGAGTTTCGATGAATAGAGTCTAG